In the genome of Streptomyces sp. V2I9, one region contains:
- a CDS encoding iron-siderophore ABC transporter substrate-binding protein has translation MNASASRTRRPRRAPVLAAGAVAALLLGLSACGSSDDSDSSASAASDGASAGAFPAKVGTKFGEVTVDKQPKRIVALGWGDAETVLALGGQPVGASDWLPFGGEGVGPWAKGMYDKKPELIGTMEPEFEKIAALQPDLILDTKSSGDRTRYDTLKKIAPTVGVPKGGDQYKISWEQQTTMIAVAMGVPEKGEELIAETEKKFEAAAKAHPEFKDKTITVGSRTSEGFGAYVGGTGRIDFVERLGFTNNPKAEARAGEGFSVSVSKENLDLLDADLTVMTPIGIPATDISGDPLYKAVPSVKAGNAIVLDDKDISQAFATDSILSVSYALEKVVPLFAEKVAK, from the coding sequence ATGAACGCTTCCGCTTCCCGTACCCGGCGGCCCCGCCGCGCCCCCGTTCTCGCGGCCGGGGCCGTGGCCGCCCTCCTCCTCGGCCTCTCGGCCTGCGGCTCGTCGGACGACTCCGACAGCTCCGCCTCCGCCGCCTCGGACGGGGCCTCGGCGGGTGCCTTCCCCGCCAAGGTCGGGACGAAGTTCGGCGAGGTCACCGTCGACAAGCAGCCGAAGCGCATCGTCGCGCTCGGCTGGGGCGACGCCGAGACCGTCCTCGCGCTCGGCGGCCAGCCGGTCGGGGCCAGCGACTGGCTGCCGTTCGGCGGCGAGGGCGTCGGCCCGTGGGCCAAGGGCATGTACGACAAGAAGCCGGAGCTCATCGGCACGATGGAGCCGGAGTTCGAGAAGATCGCCGCCCTCCAGCCCGACCTGATCCTGGACACCAAGTCCAGCGGCGACCGGACGCGGTACGACACCCTGAAGAAGATCGCCCCGACCGTGGGCGTGCCGAAGGGCGGCGACCAGTACAAGATCTCGTGGGAGCAGCAGACCACGATGATCGCCGTCGCCATGGGCGTGCCGGAGAAGGGCGAGGAGCTGATCGCGGAGACGGAGAAGAAGTTCGAGGCCGCGGCGAAGGCCCACCCCGAGTTCAAGGACAAGACCATCACCGTCGGCTCGCGTACGTCCGAGGGCTTCGGCGCCTACGTCGGTGGCACCGGGCGCATCGACTTCGTCGAGCGGCTCGGCTTCACGAACAACCCGAAGGCCGAGGCCCGGGCCGGCGAGGGGTTCTCGGTCTCCGTCTCCAAGGAGAACCTGGACCTGCTGGACGCCGACCTGACCGTGATGACCCCGATCGGCATCCCGGCCACGGATATCAGCGGCGACCCGCTGTACAAGGCGGTCCCCTCGGTGAAGGCAGGCAACGCCATCGTCCTCGACGACAAGGACATCTCGCAGGCGTTCGCGACGGACTCGATCCTGTCCGTCTCGTACGCACTGGAGAAGGTCGTCCCGCTCTTCGCGGAGAAGGTCGCGAAGTAG
- a CDS encoding YceI family protein, with translation MALFNRKPTTATITETPAVDPALAALTGTYTVDPAHSSIGFTVRHAMVTNVRGSFGEHEGTLVLDGTNPANSSASIDVKIASIDTGIADRDGHLVSGDFFDAEKFPLMTFRSTQAEQLGGEAYRITGDLTIKDVTRPLSIDLEFNGSATDVYGNERVGFEGSADILRSDWGLTWNAALETGGVMVSDKVKLTFDISAIKAAPGA, from the coding sequence ATGGCTCTGTTCAACCGCAAGCCGACCACCGCCACCATCACCGAGACCCCCGCCGTGGACCCCGCGCTCGCCGCCCTGACCGGTACGTACACCGTGGACCCGGCGCACAGCAGCATCGGCTTCACCGTGCGCCACGCGATGGTCACCAACGTGCGCGGCTCCTTCGGCGAGCACGAGGGCACCCTGGTACTGGACGGCACGAACCCGGCGAACTCCTCCGCCTCCATCGACGTGAAGATCGCCAGCATCGACACCGGCATCGCCGACCGCGACGGGCACCTGGTCAGCGGCGACTTCTTCGACGCGGAGAAGTTCCCCCTCATGACGTTCCGCTCCACGCAGGCCGAGCAGCTGGGCGGCGAGGCGTACCGGATCACCGGCGACCTGACCATCAAGGACGTCACGCGCCCGCTCTCCATCGACCTGGAGTTCAACGGCTCCGCCACCGACGTCTACGGCAACGAGCGCGTGGGCTTCGAGGGCAGCGCCGACATTCTGCGCTCCGACTGGGGCCTGACCTGGAACGCGGCACTGGAGACCGGCGGCGTGATGGTCAGCGACAAGGTGAAGCTGACCTTCGACATCTCCGCGATCAAGGCCGCTCCGGGGGCCTGA
- a CDS encoding peptidoglycan-binding domain-containing protein, with product MRMNRLPRRLLTAVATGLLLTAAPPAHAAPAHAAPTPPGSPVPPGSSAPQSPGAHGLRAFQQSYGLPPTGRVDLATAQLLKTAPDSALRTFFAAPADLGPEQLAHARTVIGVGKGAELSEEAQVIALMTAMQESKFVNYTSPVDRDSLGVFQQRPSMGWGTAAQITHVPTASKSFYGLPSPSANPGLLQIDGWESMEPGRACQAVQRSAHPDRYAQWEDFAKELLEQEGPDADPVP from the coding sequence ATGCGAATGAACCGTCTTCCCCGCCGGCTGCTCACCGCCGTCGCCACCGGGCTCCTGCTGACCGCCGCGCCGCCGGCCCACGCGGCTCCCGCCCATGCGGCCCCCACCCCGCCGGGCTCCCCCGTCCCGCCGGGCTCCTCCGCACCGCAGTCCCCCGGTGCGCACGGGCTGCGCGCCTTCCAGCAGAGCTACGGACTGCCTCCGACCGGCCGCGTGGACCTCGCCACCGCGCAGCTGCTGAAGACGGCCCCGGACAGCGCGCTGCGCACCTTCTTCGCCGCACCGGCCGACCTCGGCCCCGAGCAGCTCGCCCACGCCCGTACGGTCATCGGCGTCGGCAAGGGGGCGGAGCTCTCCGAGGAGGCCCAGGTCATCGCCCTGATGACGGCCATGCAGGAGTCGAAATTCGTCAACTACACGTCCCCGGTGGACCGCGACTCGCTCGGCGTCTTCCAGCAGCGCCCGAGCATGGGCTGGGGCACGGCGGCCCAGATCACCCATGTGCCGACCGCGTCCAAGTCCTTCTACGGGCTGCCCTCGCCGAGCGCCAATCCGGGGCTGCTCCAGATCGACGGCTGGGAGTCGATGGAGCCGGGCAGGGCCTGCCAGGCGGTCCAGCGGTCGGCGCACCCGGACCGGTACGCGCAGTGGGAGGACTTCGCCAAGGAGCTGCTGGAGCAGGAGGGGCCGGACGCGGACCCGGTCCCGTAG
- a CDS encoding glycoside hydrolase family 64 protein, producing the protein MISRRTFLTGAAASAAALTYPAWGTALGPHASAAPVTCELALENTSLPGTVHAYVTGHELGTGRWVLLKPDGGVYRPDSPGAPQTPLPVDCAIPLKGAGAGPVVLPLPQMYGARVYFVRDAKLDFYLNPGPSLVEPAFATPADPNYARTWSFCEFTFNTEQLYANISYVDLVTALPIGITLEGDATHTVAPLPDGAVQRIADGLAAQAAADGQPWDKLITRGGDGGVLRVVSPQNIMAPYFDRPAEMPFRDLFTAQIDEVWEKYRSEDLRIDLQGGRGTLAGRVSGDTLTFDGGHTFTKPASKDVFTCNHGPFTNNPGDSDDKKAILARLAAGFNRSIMLSHPSQPNGTSTADYYRTAVTNHWSRVVHANSPIGYAFPYDDVRPDGEPDVSGAAHDGNPRRFTVSVGS; encoded by the coding sequence GTGATTTCACGCCGAACGTTCCTGACCGGCGCCGCCGCATCGGCCGCTGCGCTCACGTACCCCGCCTGGGGCACCGCCCTGGGCCCGCACGCCTCGGCGGCCCCCGTCACCTGCGAACTCGCCCTGGAGAACACGTCGTTGCCGGGTACGGTGCACGCGTATGTGACCGGCCACGAGCTGGGCACCGGACGCTGGGTGCTGCTCAAGCCGGACGGCGGCGTCTACCGCCCCGACTCCCCCGGCGCCCCGCAGACCCCGCTGCCCGTCGACTGCGCGATCCCGCTCAAGGGCGCGGGCGCCGGCCCGGTCGTGCTGCCCCTGCCGCAGATGTACGGGGCGCGGGTCTACTTCGTCCGCGACGCCAAGCTGGACTTCTACCTGAATCCGGGCCCTTCGCTGGTGGAGCCCGCCTTCGCGACGCCCGCCGACCCGAACTACGCCCGCACGTGGTCGTTCTGCGAGTTCACCTTCAACACCGAGCAGCTGTACGCCAACATCAGCTACGTGGACCTGGTTACCGCCCTCCCGATCGGCATCACGCTGGAGGGCGACGCGACGCACACCGTGGCCCCGCTGCCGGACGGCGCGGTGCAGCGGATCGCGGACGGCCTCGCCGCCCAGGCGGCCGCCGACGGACAGCCGTGGGACAAGCTGATCACCCGGGGCGGCGACGGCGGCGTACTGCGGGTCGTCTCGCCGCAGAACATCATGGCCCCGTACTTCGACCGTCCCGCCGAGATGCCGTTCCGGGACCTGTTCACCGCGCAGATCGACGAGGTGTGGGAGAAGTACCGCTCCGAGGACCTGCGCATCGACCTCCAGGGCGGCCGGGGCACCCTGGCCGGCCGGGTCAGCGGCGACACGCTGACCTTCGACGGCGGCCACACGTTCACCAAGCCGGCGTCCAAGGACGTCTTCACCTGCAACCACGGCCCGTTCACGAACAACCCCGGGGACAGCGACGACAAGAAGGCGATCCTGGCCCGGCTGGCGGCGGGCTTCAACCGCTCGATCATGCTGAGCCACCCGAGTCAGCCGAACGGCACGTCCACGGCGGACTACTACCGGACGGCGGTGACCAACCACTGGTCGCGGGTGGTCCACGCGAACAGCCCGATCGGCTACGCGTTCCCGTACGACGACGTCCGCCCGGACGGCGAGCCGGACGTCTCGGGCGCGGCCCACGACGGGAACCCACGGCGCTTCACGGTGAGCGTGGGGTCCTGA
- a CDS encoding endo-alpha-N-acetylgalactosaminidase family protein, whose translation MSSRFPRPGLVAAASAAVLALVGAALPAAAADPSPPAPAGTAQAAASAVIGSDRIAVAVAEDFPRVLSYTDRASGARLLGSVRPVTAVTLNGTAHTVKLKGAPEITSAAARYTLVFDSLPGVEIDASLTVSGWATTFKVTAVRDTETFRVGTIDIPGHDLISIGSAEAGAATAFTKLDPDSTRTADVFAKVTGETKPDSAPVGASYAILNTGSLAAAIESNSSYDKPSGATGGDDARFWHQARTEDGGVRVGVWSGQWTYRGEGAPKPESGEDLPWAKVVVTPDANGDKAVDWQDGAVAFRSIGVTAPGSEATADRVVTHIPFNFASQATHPFLRTLDDVKRVSKATDGLGQLAVLKGYGSEGHDSAHPDYGGNYNKRAGGLKDLNTLLEQGEKWGADFGVHVNATESYPEANAFSEQLVDKTKPGWNWLNQSYYIDQRRDINSGDLEKRFQQLRDETDENLDFLYIDVYYTHGWIADKTIQAVQKQGWTVGTEWADKFERASLWSHWANDLNYGGATNKGLNSQIIRFIRNGEKDVWNNHPVLGQTALEDFEGWTGETDFNAFTANIWQKNLPAKYLQQQKITRWNGNDITFTGGVRGTVENGKRTFYDQGRKVLSGTSYLLPWDGGKKLYHYSGTGGSSRWDVPGSGAYTVYKLTDNGREKVTTVRPSGGKITLNATAGQAYVLYPDRAPAETPADWGTGTGLTDPGFNDRDLKGWTKTGTAVRDTDDRGRNSAALSGTSTAALSQTVTGLEPGKRYTASALIEVSPGASRRTTLSAGGASVAVERSTAKDYVAASDWHGTSFQRAKVNFTAPADGRTTLRIEAAPGSAAKVRADDVRIVENAPATRAGTMVYEDFEAVDQGWGPFLKGDAGGSTDPRTSVSQLHAPYTQAGWNGKLIDDVLGGKESLKSHEENTGLVYRTAPWTVPMKDGHRYQVEFDYQSSHAGAYSWVEGYDRVTGGKAVSTEARTTPIGQQRTTGHFSRTLTAGCGDTWTGLRKLSGAPEGADFVLDGFTVTDLGPAPAGEEAVCGTLDVTAGAETLEPGTANTVKATFGNDEASPATGVKLALTVPEGWQAEPASPVAFDSVAPGTKVTGSWRVTPPVDAPYETYALEAKATYAVQGAARTLGARTSVRTLPPPPTRDSWASDLDWAASENGWGPVERDRSNGEAGSGDGGPLKIGGVAYDKGLGTHAPAKVRYYLGGKCASFTAEVGVDDVQTSRGTVRFSVMADGAEKVASPVLGAADAAWKLTADVSGAKYVELIVQDGGDGNGNDHADWGNALFHCGS comes from the coding sequence ATGTCGTCAAGATTCCCTCGCCCCGGCCTGGTCGCCGCGGCCTCCGCAGCCGTCCTGGCGCTCGTGGGGGCCGCGCTCCCCGCCGCAGCCGCAGACCCGTCGCCCCCCGCACCGGCCGGGACGGCGCAGGCCGCCGCGTCGGCCGTCATCGGCTCCGACCGGATCGCCGTCGCCGTCGCCGAGGACTTCCCGCGCGTCCTGTCGTACACCGACCGGGCGAGCGGCGCTCGGCTGCTCGGCAGCGTCCGGCCGGTCACCGCCGTCACCCTCAACGGGACCGCCCACACGGTGAAGCTCAAGGGCGCGCCGGAGATCACCTCCGCCGCCGCCCGCTACACCCTCGTCTTCGACTCCCTGCCGGGCGTCGAGATCGACGCCTCGCTCACCGTCTCCGGGTGGGCCACCACGTTCAAGGTGACCGCCGTCCGCGACACCGAGACGTTCCGGGTCGGCACCATCGACATCCCCGGGCACGATCTGATCTCCATCGGTTCCGCCGAGGCCGGGGCCGCCACCGCATTCACGAAGCTCGACCCGGACTCCACCCGCACCGCCGACGTCTTCGCAAAGGTCACCGGCGAGACCAAGCCCGACTCCGCGCCCGTCGGAGCCAGTTACGCGATCCTCAACACCGGCTCCCTCGCCGCCGCGATCGAGTCCAACTCCTCGTACGACAAGCCCTCCGGGGCCACCGGCGGCGACGACGCCCGCTTCTGGCACCAGGCGCGCACCGAGGACGGCGGCGTCCGGGTCGGCGTCTGGTCCGGCCAGTGGACCTACCGGGGCGAGGGCGCGCCGAAGCCGGAGAGCGGCGAGGACCTGCCGTGGGCCAAGGTCGTCGTCACCCCCGACGCCAACGGCGACAAGGCCGTCGACTGGCAGGACGGTGCCGTCGCCTTCCGCTCGATCGGCGTCACCGCGCCCGGCAGCGAGGCCACCGCCGACCGGGTCGTCACCCACATCCCGTTCAACTTCGCCAGCCAGGCCACCCACCCCTTCCTGCGCACCCTGGACGACGTCAAGCGCGTCTCGAAGGCCACCGACGGCCTCGGCCAGCTCGCCGTCCTCAAGGGGTACGGCTCCGAGGGCCACGACTCCGCCCACCCCGACTACGGCGGCAACTACAACAAACGGGCCGGCGGGCTGAAGGACCTCAACACCCTGCTGGAGCAGGGGGAGAAGTGGGGCGCCGACTTCGGCGTCCACGTCAACGCCACCGAGTCCTACCCGGAGGCCAACGCCTTCTCCGAGCAGCTCGTCGACAAGACCAAGCCCGGCTGGAACTGGCTCAACCAGAGCTACTACATCGACCAGCGCCGCGACATCAACAGCGGCGATCTGGAGAAGCGCTTCCAGCAGCTGCGCGACGAGACCGACGAGAACCTCGACTTCCTCTACATCGACGTCTACTACACCCACGGCTGGATCGCCGACAAGACGATCCAGGCCGTGCAGAAGCAGGGCTGGACCGTCGGCACCGAGTGGGCCGACAAGTTCGAGCGCGCCTCGCTCTGGTCGCACTGGGCCAACGACCTCAACTACGGCGGGGCCACCAACAAGGGTCTGAACTCGCAGATCATCCGGTTCATCCGCAACGGCGAGAAGGACGTCTGGAACAACCACCCGGTCCTCGGCCAGACCGCCCTGGAAGACTTCGAGGGCTGGACCGGCGAGACCGACTTCAACGCCTTCACCGCCAACATCTGGCAGAAGAACCTCCCCGCCAAGTACCTCCAGCAGCAGAAGATCACCCGCTGGAACGGCAACGACATCACCTTCACCGGCGGGGTCCGCGGCACGGTCGAGAACGGCAAGCGGACCTTCTACGACCAGGGCCGCAAGGTGCTCAGCGGCACCAGCTACCTGCTGCCGTGGGACGGGGGGAAGAAGCTCTACCACTACAGCGGGACCGGCGGCAGCAGCAGATGGGACGTGCCCGGCAGCGGTGCGTACACCGTCTACAAGCTGACCGACAACGGCCGTGAGAAGGTCACCACCGTCCGCCCCTCCGGCGGGAAGATCACGCTGAACGCCACCGCCGGACAGGCCTACGTCCTCTACCCCGACCGCGCGCCCGCGGAGACACCGGCCGACTGGGGGACGGGGACCGGCCTCACGGACCCCGGCTTCAACGACCGTGACCTGAAGGGCTGGACGAAGACCGGCACCGCCGTCCGCGACACCGACGACCGGGGCCGCAACAGCGCCGCGCTCTCCGGCACCTCCACGGCGGCCCTGTCCCAGACCGTCACCGGACTCGAACCCGGCAAGCGGTACACCGCCTCCGCGCTCATCGAGGTCTCGCCCGGCGCGAGCCGGCGCACCACCCTCAGCGCCGGTGGGGCGTCGGTCGCCGTCGAGCGCTCCACGGCGAAGGACTACGTCGCCGCGTCCGACTGGCACGGCACTTCCTTCCAGCGCGCCAAGGTGAACTTCACGGCCCCCGCCGACGGCCGCACCACCCTGCGCATCGAGGCGGCCCCCGGCTCCGCCGCGAAGGTCCGCGCCGATGACGTGCGCATCGTCGAGAACGCCCCCGCGACCCGCGCCGGCACCATGGTGTACGAGGACTTCGAGGCCGTCGACCAGGGCTGGGGCCCCTTCCTCAAGGGCGACGCGGGCGGCTCCACCGACCCCCGCACCAGCGTCTCCCAGCTCCACGCCCCGTACACCCAGGCCGGCTGGAACGGGAAGCTGATCGACGACGTGCTCGGCGGCAAGGAGTCCCTGAAGTCCCACGAGGAGAACACCGGCCTCGTCTACCGCACCGCGCCCTGGACCGTCCCGATGAAGGACGGCCACCGCTACCAGGTCGAGTTCGACTACCAGTCCAGCCACGCCGGGGCCTACAGCTGGGTCGAGGGCTACGACCGGGTCACCGGCGGCAAGGCCGTCTCCACCGAGGCCCGGACCACCCCCATCGGGCAGCAGCGCACCACCGGCCACTTCAGCCGGACGCTCACCGCGGGCTGCGGCGACACCTGGACCGGGCTGCGCAAGCTGTCCGGCGCACCCGAGGGCGCGGACTTCGTGCTCGACGGCTTCACCGTCACCGACCTCGGCCCGGCCCCCGCCGGAGAGGAGGCCGTCTGCGGCACGCTCGACGTGACCGCCGGGGCCGAGACCCTGGAGCCGGGCACCGCGAACACCGTGAAGGCGACCTTCGGCAACGACGAGGCGAGCCCCGCCACCGGGGTGAAGCTCGCGCTGACCGTGCCCGAGGGCTGGCAGGCCGAACCGGCGAGCCCGGTCGCCTTCGACTCGGTCGCTCCGGGCACGAAGGTCACCGGCAGCTGGCGGGTCACCCCGCCGGTGGACGCCCCCTACGAGACGTACGCGCTGGAGGCGAAGGCCACGTACGCCGTCCAGGGAGCCGCGCGCACGCTCGGCGCGCGGACCTCGGTCCGCACCCTTCCGCCGCCGCCCACCCGGGACAGCTGGGCCAGTGACCTGGACTGGGCCGCCTCGGAGAACGGCTGGGGACCGGTCGAGCGCGACCGGTCCAACGGGGAGGCCGGCTCCGGCGACGGCGGCCCGCTGAAGATCGGCGGCGTCGCCTACGACAAGGGCCTGGGCACGCACGCCCCGGCGAAGGTCCGCTACTACCTGGGCGGGAAGTGCGCCTCCTTCACCGCCGAGGTGGGTGTGGACGACGTCCAGACGAGCCGCGGCACCGTCCGCTTCTCGGTCATGGCGGACGGTGCGGAGAAGGTGGCCTCGCCCGTGCTCGGCGCGGCCGACGCCGCCTGGAAGCTCACCGCCGACGTCAGCGGCGCGAAGTACGTCGAGCTGATCGTCCAGGACGGCGGCGACGGCAACGGCAACGACCACGCCGACTGGGGCAACGCCCTCTTCCACTGCGGAAGTTGA
- a CDS encoding acyl-CoA carboxylase subunit beta, translated as MTVVDETQGESSDARGRVAELLALREQARRGPSERATEAQHAKGKLTARERIELLLDPGSFKEVEQLRRHRATGFGLEAKKPYTDGVITGWGTVEGRTVFVYAHDFRIFGGALGEAHATKIHKIMDMAISAGAPLVSLNDGAGARIQEGVSALAGYGGIFQRNTRASGVIPQISVMLGPCAGGAAYSPALTDFVFMVRETSQMFITGPDVVKAVTGEEITQNGLGGADVHAETSGVAHFAYDDEETCIAEVRYLIGMLPSNNRENPPTVESDDPADRRGDVLLDLVPADGNRPYDMHKVIEELVDDGDYLEIHERWARNIICALARLDGQVVGIVANQPQALAGVLDIEASEKAARFVQMCDAFNIPIITLLDVPGFLPGVDQEHGGIIRHGAKLLYAYCNATVPRISLILRKAYGGAYIVMDSQSIGADLTYAWPTNEIAVMGAEGAANVIFRRQIAEAEDPEAMRTRMVKEYKAELMHPYYAAERGLVDDVIDPAETREVLIASLAMLRTKHADLPSRKHGNPPQ; from the coding sequence ATGACCGTTGTGGACGAAACCCAGGGTGAGTCGAGCGACGCCCGAGGCCGGGTGGCCGAACTGCTGGCCCTGCGCGAGCAGGCGCGGCGCGGACCGAGCGAGCGGGCGACCGAGGCGCAGCACGCCAAGGGCAAGCTGACCGCGCGGGAGCGGATCGAGCTCCTCCTGGACCCGGGTTCGTTCAAGGAGGTCGAGCAGCTGCGCCGGCACCGGGCGACCGGCTTCGGCCTGGAGGCGAAGAAGCCGTACACCGACGGCGTCATCACCGGCTGGGGCACGGTCGAGGGCCGCACCGTCTTCGTCTACGCGCACGACTTCCGGATCTTCGGCGGGGCGCTGGGCGAGGCCCACGCCACGAAGATCCACAAGATCATGGACATGGCCATCTCGGCCGGTGCCCCGCTGGTCTCGCTGAACGACGGCGCCGGCGCCCGTATCCAGGAGGGCGTCTCCGCGCTCGCCGGCTACGGCGGCATCTTCCAGCGCAACACGCGCGCCTCCGGTGTCATCCCCCAGATCAGCGTGATGCTCGGCCCCTGCGCGGGCGGCGCGGCCTACAGCCCCGCCCTCACCGACTTCGTCTTCATGGTCCGCGAGACCTCGCAGATGTTCATCACCGGACCGGACGTCGTGAAGGCGGTCACCGGCGAGGAGATCACCCAGAACGGCCTCGGCGGCGCGGACGTCCACGCCGAGACCTCCGGCGTCGCGCACTTCGCGTACGACGACGAGGAGACCTGCATCGCCGAGGTCCGCTACCTCATCGGGATGCTGCCCTCCAACAACCGCGAGAACCCGCCGACGGTCGAGAGCGACGACCCCGCCGACCGGCGCGGCGACGTCCTGCTCGACCTGGTCCCGGCCGACGGCAACCGCCCGTACGACATGCACAAGGTGATCGAGGAGCTCGTCGACGACGGCGACTACCTGGAGATCCACGAGCGCTGGGCCCGCAACATCATCTGCGCGCTGGCCCGCCTCGACGGCCAGGTCGTCGGCATCGTCGCCAACCAGCCGCAGGCGCTGGCGGGCGTGCTGGACATCGAGGCGTCCGAGAAGGCCGCCCGCTTCGTCCAGATGTGCGACGCCTTCAACATCCCGATCATCACCCTTCTGGACGTCCCCGGCTTCCTTCCGGGCGTCGACCAGGAGCACGGTGGGATCATCCGCCACGGCGCCAAGCTCCTGTACGCCTACTGCAACGCCACCGTGCCGCGGATCTCGCTGATCCTGCGGAAGGCCTACGGAGGCGCGTACATCGTCATGGACAGCCAGTCCATCGGGGCCGACCTCACCTACGCCTGGCCCACCAACGAGATCGCCGTGATGGGCGCCGAGGGCGCGGCCAACGTCATCTTCCGCCGCCAGATCGCCGAGGCCGAGGACCCCGAGGCCATGCGCACCCGCATGGTCAAGGAGTACAAGGCCGAGCTGATGCACCCCTACTACGCGGCCGAGCGCGGTCTCGTCGACGACGTCATCGACCCCGCCGAGACCCGCGAGGTGCTCATCGCCTCGCTCGCCATGCTCCGCACCAAGCACGCCGACCTGCCGTCCCGCAAGCACGGCAACCCCCCGCAGTAG
- a CDS encoding acyl-CoA carboxylase subunit epsilon, whose amino-acid sequence MSLTSAESVLRVEKGHAAPEELAAITAVLMARAAAQPAAPARRGRNTAGWRRLERTPGFRAPHSWQG is encoded by the coding sequence ATGAGCCTGACGTCCGCCGAGTCCGTCCTGCGCGTCGAGAAGGGCCACGCCGCCCCCGAGGAGCTTGCGGCCATCACCGCCGTCCTGATGGCCCGCGCCGCCGCCCAGCCCGCCGCTCCCGCCCGCCGCGGCCGGAACACCGCCGGCTGGCGCCGCCTGGAGCGCACGCCGGGCTTCCGCGCCCCGCACAGCTGGCAGGGCTGA
- a CDS encoding ATP/GTP-binding protein encodes MDFASSSGGAARSTTSAKIVVAGGFGVGKTTFVGAVSEINPLRTEAVMTSASAGIDDLTHTGDKTTTTVAMDFGRITLDQDLILYLFGTPGQDRFWFMWDDLVRGAIGAVVLVDTRRLADCFPAVDYFENSGLPFVIALNGFDGHQPYTPDEVREALQIGPDTPILTTDARHRADAKSALITLVEHALMARLR; translated from the coding sequence GTGGACTTCGCAAGCTCTAGCGGCGGAGCGGCCCGCTCCACTACCTCGGCGAAGATCGTGGTGGCAGGGGGCTTCGGCGTGGGTAAGACCACGTTTGTCGGTGCCGTGTCGGAGATCAACCCGCTGCGCACCGAAGCCGTGATGACGTCCGCCTCGGCGGGCATCGACGACCTGACCCACACCGGGGACAAGACCACCACCACGGTGGCCATGGACTTCGGCCGCATCACCCTGGACCAGGACCTGATCCTGTACCTCTTCGGTACGCCGGGCCAGGACCGCTTCTGGTTCATGTGGGACGACCTGGTCCGCGGCGCCATCGGCGCCGTCGTCCTCGTCGACACCCGCCGCCTCGCCGACTGCTTCCCCGCCGTCGACTACTTCGAGAACAGCGGACTCCCCTTCGTCATCGCCCTCAACGGCTTCGACGGACACCAGCCCTACACCCCCGACGAGGTCCGCGAAGCGCTCCAGATCGGACCGGACACCCCGATCCTGACGACGGACGCCCGCCACCGCGCGGACGCCAAGAGCGCGCTCATCACGCTGGTCGAGCACGCCCTGATGGCACGCCTGCGCTAG
- a CDS encoding DUF742 domain-containing protein, protein MATPTGGHPYNGDQNVPGEHGDNRFGFPAAPSGQGSGQYQPYQRPHQQAPGAHGSEWPPQQPGAGWPQQRHDAPRQPRIQPVQQRQAPEPAKPAAHNPLVRPYAMTGGRTRPRYQLAIEALVSTTADPSRLQGQLPEHQRICRLCIEIKSVAEISALLSIPLGVARILVADLAEAGLVAIHQPGGDETAGGQPDVTLLERVLSGLRKL, encoded by the coding sequence GTGGCAACACCCACAGGCGGGCACCCCTACAACGGTGACCAGAACGTTCCGGGTGAGCACGGCGACAACCGTTTCGGCTTCCCTGCCGCGCCCAGTGGTCAGGGCTCCGGGCAGTATCAGCCATATCAGCGTCCGCATCAGCAGGCGCCGGGCGCCCACGGGTCCGAGTGGCCTCCGCAGCAGCCGGGGGCGGGATGGCCGCAGCAGCGGCACGACGCACCCCGGCAGCCGCGCATCCAGCCGGTGCAGCAGCGACAGGCTCCCGAGCCCGCCAAGCCCGCGGCACACAATCCGCTGGTCCGTCCGTACGCCATGACCGGCGGCCGGACCCGGCCGCGTTACCAGCTCGCCATCGAGGCACTGGTCAGCACCACGGCCGATCCGTCCCGGCTGCAAGGGCAGTTGCCCGAGCACCAGCGGATCTGCCGGCTCTGCATCGAGATCAAGTCGGTCGCCGAGATCTCGGCCCTTCTCTCGATCCCCCTCGGCGTTGCCCGGATCCTCGTCGCCGACCTGGCCGAGGCCGGACTCGTCGCCATCCATCAGCCCGGCGGTGACGAGACCGCCGGCGGCCAGCCAGATGTGACACTGCTCGAAAGGGTGCTCAGTGGACTTCGCAAGCTCTAG